CGTGCTCGCCAGCTACCAGGGCGAGTGGCGCCGGCCCGCCACGTCGATCTTCGTGCTCGACACGAGCGGCTCGATGGCGGGCAAGCGCCTCGAGGACATGCGCACGGCACTCAAGGTGCTGGCCGGGGCCGACGCCAGCACGGCCAGCGCGCGCTATGCCCGCTTCCAGAGCCGGGAGCGTGTGGTGCTCATCAGCTTCTCCGACCGGGTCGACGACCCCGTGCAGGTGGGCTTCACCCCGGACGCGCTGGACGCGGCCCGCCGCAAGGTGCTGGGCTACGCGGACGGGCTGCACGTGAAGGGGGGCACCGGCATCTACGCCGCGCTGCTGCAGGCCGAGGCCGTCGCACGGAGCGAACGCGCGGCGGACCCGGACCGCTTCGTGAGCATCGTGCTGCTGACCGACGGCGAGAACAACGCGCCGCCGGACCTCGCGGGCTTCCGCCGGCAGATGGCGGGTGCGGCGCCGGTGCGGATCTTCCCGATCCTCTTCGGCGAGGCGAACAACGCCGACATGGCGGCGCTGGCCGACGGCTCGGGCGGCCGGGTGTTCGACGGGCGCAAGTCGTCGCTCGCGCCCGTGTTCAAGGAGATCCGGGGGTACCAGTGAACGACGTCGCCACGACCCCGGCGCGGCGCCCGCTGAAACTGCGGCTGATGCTGTTCGTCTACGGCACGCCCAACATCGCCGGCTGTGCGCTGGCACTCGCCGGTCCCGCGCTGCTGTTCGCCGGGGTCATCGGTCCCGGCTGGGGCTGGATCACGCTGGGCCTGTACGCCGCGGGGTGGGTCGCGGGCGGCCTCGTGGGCAACACGCCCGAGGTCGAGCGGCGCATCGCCGACACGATGACCGTCTCGCAGACGCTGGAACACCTGGACGACGTCATCGCCCGCGTGCAGTCCCACCTGACCGAGGAGATGCGCCAGCGCCTGGCAAGCGTGCGCGGCTCGGTGGCCGAGGTGCTGCCGCGCCTGCTGGCCGCGCGTTCGCACGACGCCGACCTCTTCACCGTGCGCGAGACCGTGCTGCGCTACCTGCCCGAGACCCTCGCGAACTACGTGACGCTGCCCGCGGCCTTCCGCTTGTCGCAGGTGCTGAAGGACGGCAAGACCGCCCGCCAGCTGCTGACCGAACAGCTCTCGCTGCTGGACGAGAAGCTGCAGGAGATCGTCGCCAACGTCTCCGGCGCCGACGCGCAGGCGCTGGTGGCGAACGGGCAGTTCCTGGAGATGAAGTTCCGGCAGCCCGACTTCCTGGCACGTTGACCATGGCGCGCACCATCATCGACATCCCCCAGGCGCAGCTCGGCGAGGTCGACGACCTCTGCAAGCTGCTGGGCATCTCCCGCGCGGAAGCCGTGCGCCGCGCGCTGCGCGACTTCGTGCGGAACAACCGCAGCGTGGGCACCGACGGCTTCGGCCTGTGGAAGGACCATGCCGAGGAGGTGCGGCGGGCCATGAAGCTCGCGCACGACACCGACCCGGGGGGCGCATGAGCGACGCCGTGATCGACACCGGCGTGCTGCTGGACTACCTGGCCGGCGACGAGCGGGCGCAACGCGCCATCGCGCCGTGCGTGCATCGCGCCATCAGCGTGGTCACGTGGCTGGAGTTGATGGCCGTGTGTCCCGCCGGGCAGCTCGATGCGGCGCGTGGCTTCCTGCGGACGTTCGAGCGCTTGTCCATCAGCGAATCGGTCGCCGACGAGGCGCTGCGGCTGGTGCAGGCGCGCCCGGGGCTGCCGCTGAACCGCGCCCTGGCATGGGCCACCGCGCGCGTGAACCAGCTCTACTTCGTGACCAGCGAACCGGCGTGTGCCGGCCTGGTCCTCGCCTATCAGGGCACGAAGGGGACGTAGAGCGGCGGCAGCTTCAGCGCCACCTTGTCCTGCGCGGCCCGCGCCGACAGGTCCGCCATCACCACGCTGAAATCGTCGATCAGCAGCGGCATGGCCTGCAGCGGTTCGTCGAGGGGGCGCCAGAAGTTGTCCCAGTGCACCGGGATCACCCGCCTCGCGCCCACGGCCCTGACGGTCTCGTTCCAGTAGGCGGTGCGGTACGCCTCGTCCTTGCGGCCCAGCGTGCCGGTGCCGAGGAACACCGTGTCGGCCTTCAGGCCCGCGAGCGCGCCGGGCACGTAGCCGGCGCTGCCCTGCACGAGCCAGCTGCCGCCGTCGGCATGTGTGACCAGGAGCGACCACACCGTGCCTTCGCGCCACGCGGTGGCACGCGCCGGCGGCACGAGCGGGGCCTCGATGGGCTCGAGCGAATGCCCGTCGCTGTACGGCGTCGGGCTGTGGCGGCTCGCGATGAAACGCAGGCTGAACTTGCCGAGCTGCACCACGTCGCCCGACTTCACCTCGCGCATGCGGCTGGCCGGCAGGCCGAGGCCGCGGCCCACGTTCAGCGTGGACACCGAACCGATCAGCGTGGCGCCGGTGCGCTGGGCCACGACGGGCGAGTCCATCGCGTGGTCGTAGTGCGAATGCACCGGCACCACCGCGGCGAGGCGCGTGACCCCCAGCCGCTTCAGGGCCTGGTCGATGCGGGCCGCGTCGGGGGCGATCTTTTCGGTGAAGGTCTGCCACGCGCCGGGCCGCGAGAAGAAGCCGTCGGTCATCCACGCCGTTTCGCCGTCGTCGAAGACCAGCGTGCTGACGCCACCGAAGCGCACCCGCACGCCCGTGGACGAATGCGCCTCGGGCAGCACGAGGGCCTGGTACGGCAGCAGCGGCGGGTGGCGCTGGAACTGCACGAGCGCGAACCCCATGACCCCCACCACGGCGGCGAGGGCGAGCCCGGTGATCCAGCGCCAGGCGGTGAAGCGGGGGGTCTCGGGCATCGGGGTCTCCGGGAACGTCGTTGAGGAGGGCGGTCAGCCGCCCGCGGCGATGCGACGCAGCGCGTCGGGGTCGAGGATCTCGAGGGCACCATACCGGCGCTTCAAGACACCTTGCGCTTCGAACGCACGCAGCACCTCGCTGACCGTCTGGCGCGTGAGGCCCAGCATCGCGCCGAGCTGGCGCTGGTTGACGGTCAGCGCATGCCGCGCATGGCCGGGCACCACCATGCCGTGGGCGTCGGTCATCGCCTGCAGCCGGCGCGCGAGGCGCACGGGCGAGGGCAGGGTGCTGCTGCCCTCGGTGCTCTCGAACAGCGCGCGCATCTTCTCGACGACGAGGCTGCCGAGGTGGCGCCACAGCACGGGGTCGTCGTGCAGCATCGCCTGCAGGTTCGCGAGGGGCACGAGCAGCAGCGTGGCGGCGGTGCGGGTCCACGCATCGTGGGTGCGCGGGCCGTCGTCGAAGGCCGCGATCTCGCCGAACCACTGCGGCGGTTCGGCCACGGCCAGCAGCATCTCGCGCCCGCCCAGGTCCACCGCGCCGATCTCCACCGCCCCGGTGAGCACGCAGTAGAGGCCCGCGTTCGGGTCGCCGCGCGAGAAGAGGCGTGTGTTCGCCGGCACCGGCCGCAGCTGGGCGTGGCCGAGCAGGCGGTCCTTCACGGCCGGGGGCAGCGCGGAGAACCACCGGCCTTGTTCGAGCACGGGGAGGAAGTCGCGCGGTTGCTGGGGCACTCGTTGGAATCTCCGCTGGGGTGGTCCGAGCGGAGTTATACCCGGCCTGCGGTGAGTTCCTCGATGCGCCGCACCATCTCGGCATTGCGCGGGGCCGTGGTGCCGAGACGCGCGGCCAGGCGCACGAACTCGCCGCACAGCGCGTCGACCTCGGTGCGGCGGCCCTGGGCCACGTCGTCGGCCATGCTGGAGCGGGCCTTCGCGTCCATGCGCAGCATGCGCGCGGCCAGGACGCGGAAGACCGGCGTGGGCAGGCGCAGGAACGCGGGCATCCACCGCCACGGCAGCGGCGACAGCGTCGCCGGCTCGATGCCGGCGCGCCCGAGCAGTTGCAGCGCCTCGGCCATCAGCGCGGCGAGGGTGCGGCGGTGGCCGCGGTCGAGCAGCTGCGCCTGCAGCGGCAGGCCCGACAGCGCGTTGACGGGGTTGTTCAGGTTGAGCAGCAGCTTGCCCCATTGCACCGGGGCGAGGTCGTCGAACACGTCGAGCGGCAGGCCCGCGCGTTCGAAGACGGGGCGCCACGGATCGAGCGACGGATCGGCCTGCACCGCGATGCGGCCTTCGGTGCCGCGGTGGAAGTGGCCCGGGCCCAGTTGGGCCACGTTGAACGGCACCATGCCCGGGATGACCCGCAGCGACGGGGCGGCGGCCGCGGCCACGGCCGGGTTGCCCACGCCGTTCTGCAGCGACACCACGGGCGTGCCGGGCGGCACCTGCAGCGAGGCGGCCGCCTCCGCGGTGGCCGGCGACTTCACGCACAGCAGCACCAGCGAGGGCGTGTGGGAGGAGGGCGGCGACTCGTGGAGGCGCAGGGCCGACGGCGGCACCGTGTCGTCGCGGCCATCGAGGTCGGACACCCGCAGGCCATCGGCGGCGAGGCCCGACAGCACCCGCGGCCGGCCGATGAAACGCACCTCGGCGCCGGCCGCCTGCAGGCAGCCGCCCACGAAACAGCCGATGCTGCCGGCGCCCAGGACCCAGACGGGGCCGGTCACGGGGTCAGCGCGCGGCCGCATCCAGGCGCGCCGGCCGGCGCACCGGGCCGCTCGCCTCGGCGATCGCGGCCTCGACGTCCTTGCGCCAGCCCAGCAGGAAACCCGCCTCGGCCAGCACGAACAGCGGGCCGATGATCAGCCCCATCAGGTCGTCGACGAACGCGGGCTTGCGGCCCTCGAACACGTGGCCGACGAACTGGAACACCCAGCCGACGACGAAGAGCCCGATGCCGGCCGACAGCCACGCGGCGAACGGCAGCGCCGCGACCTCCATCGACACCGCGACGGCCGCGGCCAGCAGCGCGGTCATCACGGCGCCGTAGCGCAGGTCGAGCCGCAGGTAGTAGGCGCTCGACAGCGCGGCACACACGATCGCGAGGTTCATCGGCACGCCGAGCCCGCCCCACGCGGCCCGTGCGAGCAGCACCGTGATGCCGAGCACGATCATCGGGATGCCGACGAAGTGGGTGGCGATGTTGCGGCTGTCGCGGTGGTACGCGGCGTAGGCCGACAGCTGGTCGTGGAGGGTC
This genomic stretch from Piscinibacter gummiphilus harbors:
- a CDS encoding Crp/Fnr family transcriptional regulator, with translation MPQQPRDFLPVLEQGRWFSALPPAVKDRLLGHAQLRPVPANTRLFSRGDPNAGLYCVLTGAVEIGAVDLGGREMLLAVAEPPQWFGEIAAFDDGPRTHDAWTRTAATLLLVPLANLQAMLHDDPVLWRHLGSLVVEKMRALFESTEGSSTLPSPVRLARRLQAMTDAHGMVVPGHARHALTVNQRQLGAMLGLTRQTVSEVLRAFEAQGVLKRRYGALEILDPDALRRIAAGG
- a CDS encoding MBL fold metallo-hydrolase, whose amino-acid sequence is MPETPRFTAWRWITGLALAAVVGVMGFALVQFQRHPPLLPYQALVLPEAHSSTGVRVRFGGVSTLVFDDGETAWMTDGFFSRPGAWQTFTEKIAPDAARIDQALKRLGVTRLAAVVPVHSHYDHAMDSPVVAQRTGATLIGSVSTLNVGRGLGLPASRMREVKSGDVVQLGKFSLRFIASRHSPTPYSDGHSLEPIEAPLVPPARATAWREGTVWSLLVTHADGGSWLVQGSAGYVPGALAGLKADTVFLGTGTLGRKDEAYRTAYWNETVRAVGARRVIPVHWDNFWRPLDEPLQAMPLLIDDFSVVMADLSARAAQDKVALKLPPLYVPFVP
- a CDS encoding Mpo1 family 2-hydroxy fatty acid dioxygenase — protein: MKTLHDQLSAYAAYHRDSRNIATHFVGIPMIVLGITVLLARAAWGGLGVPMNLAIVCAALSSAYYLRLDLRYGAVMTALLAAAVAVSMEVAALPFAAWLSAGIGLFVVGWVFQFVGHVFEGRKPAFVDDLMGLIIGPLFVLAEAGFLLGWRKDVEAAIAEASGPVRRPARLDAAAR
- a CDS encoding PIN domain-containing protein → MSDAVIDTGVLLDYLAGDERAQRAIAPCVHRAISVVTWLELMAVCPAGQLDAARGFLRTFERLSISESVADEALRLVQARPGLPLNRALAWATARVNQLYFVTSEPACAGLVLAYQGTKGT
- a CDS encoding 2-dehydropantoate 2-reductase, which encodes MTGPVWVLGAGSIGCFVGGCLQAAGAEVRFIGRPRVLSGLAADGLRVSDLDGRDDTVPPSALRLHESPPSSHTPSLVLLCVKSPATAEAAASLQVPPGTPVVSLQNGVGNPAVAAAAAPSLRVIPGMVPFNVAQLGPGHFHRGTEGRIAVQADPSLDPWRPVFERAGLPLDVFDDLAPVQWGKLLLNLNNPVNALSGLPLQAQLLDRGHRRTLAALMAEALQLLGRAGIEPATLSPLPWRWMPAFLRLPTPVFRVLAARMLRMDAKARSSMADDVAQGRRTEVDALCGEFVRLAARLGTTAPRNAEMVRRIEELTAGRV
- a CDS encoding ribbon-helix-helix protein, CopG family; translation: MARTIIDIPQAQLGEVDDLCKLLGISRAEAVRRALRDFVRNNRSVGTDGFGLWKDHAEEVRRAMKLAHDTDPGGA